The following proteins are encoded in a genomic region of Maylandia zebra isolate NMK-2024a linkage group LG1, Mzebra_GT3a, whole genome shotgun sequence:
- the LOC101469268 gene encoding uncharacterized protein LOC101469268 isoform X5: MPRLCAFCGCNNRVGCGLSFFAFPKDSTRRRKWLLNLMRADLSPDMTREESDRAGYVVCEQHFRPKDINSKGRRKRLAPEAVPILLHTIKEEQRDLEMPSTDVHAPVPLQDTPPYEQVVAMFNKLLAEKDEKIKDLKSILQRERARMRLMKFRMNSKIRELKRKLEQQQNSSSDQGDQLTAASDCLPQAAKEFFDKQIAMAKSEEEDREPLGWPASQKDTPGDPERGEEVKLADVAGWVVQKVAQDPEVSACTECESLLVETNDTEHNYHTRMEKDAVSAVKKSLTSARLLHPSEAFKECISKCDSVIQKIPPNAMAPKKLKAYLRASGAFSELHRIHPAHSKAIERVAVNKYVMCRVVAELKETAQNRKRTHEKKSAACQELNVSTLEVNQD, from the exons ATGCCACGTTTGTGTGCTTTCTGCGGCTGTAATAATCGAGTGGGCTGTGGGCTTTCGTTTTTCGCATTCCCAAAGGACAGTACAAG GAGGCGGAAATGGCTTCTTAATTTGATGAGGGCAGACTTATCCCCCGACATGACGAGAGAAGAGTCCGACAGAGCTGGGTATGTGGTCTGCGAACAACATTTCAGGCCAAAGGACATAAACTCAAAG ggtAGAAGAAAACGTCTGGCTCCTGAAGCCGTCCCCATCCTTCTGCACACTATaaaggaggaacagagag ATTTGGAGATGCCTTCTACTGATGTTCATGCTCCAGTGCCTCTGCAAGACACACCCCCATATGAACAGGTCGTGGCAATGTTTAACAAGCTGCTGGCAGAGAAGGATGAG AAAATCAAGGATCTGAAAAGCATTCTGCAGAGAGAGAGGGCCAGAATGCGGCTGATGAAGTTCCGCATGAACAGCAAAATCAGAGAACTGAAAAGAAA ACTCGAACAGCAGCAGAACAGTAGCAGTGACCAAGGCGATCAGCTGACTGCTGCCTCCGACTGCCTTCCACAGGCAGCAAAGGAGTTTTTTGACAAGCAAATAGCCATGGCCAAG AGTGAAGAGGAGGATCGGGAGCCTTTGGGATGGCCTGCCAGTCAGAAG GACACACCAGGTGACCCAGAGAGAGGTGAGGAGGTGAAACTTGCTGATGTAGCTGGATGGGTGGTGCAGAAAGTGGCTCAAGATCCAGAAGTCAGTGCTTGTACCGAATGTGAAAGTTTGCTTGTGGAGACCAATGACACAGAGCACAACTATCACACACGGATGGAGAAGGATGCCGTCTCAGCTGTGAAGAAAAGCCTAACCTCTGCCCGGCTGCTTCATCCATCCGAAGCTTTCAAAGAATGCATTTCGAAATGTGACAGCGTCATCCAAAAAATCCCCCCAAATGCAATGGCCCCGAAGAAATTAAAGGCCTACCTCAGAGCCAGCGGTGCTTTCAGTGAGCTCCACCGCATCCATCCTGCCCACTCAAAGGCCATCGAGAGGGTCGCCGTGAATAAATATGTGATGTGCAGGGTGGTGGCCGAGCTGAaggaaacagcacaaaacagaaaacgcACACATGAGAAAAAAAGTGCTGCGTGTCAAGAGCTAAATGTTAGCACCCTTGAAGTAAATCAGgactaa
- the LOC101469268 gene encoding uncharacterized protein LOC101469268 isoform X3, with product MPRLCAFCGCNNRVGCGLSFFAFPKDSTRRRKWLLNLMRADLSPDMTREESDRAGYVVCEQHFRPKDINSKGRRKRLAPEAVPILLHTIKEEQRDLEMPSTDVHAPVPLQDTPPYEQVVAMFNKLLAEKDEKIKDLKSILQRERARMRLMKFRMNSKIRELKRKLEQQQNSSSDQGDQLTAASDCLPQAAKEFFDKQIAMAKLPSSTTLRRHQVVSQEASPSEEEDREPLGWPASQKDTPGDPERGEEVKLADVAGWVVQKVAQDPEVSACTECESLLVETNDTEHNYHTRMEKDAVSAVKKSLTSARLLHPSEAFKECISKCDSVIQKIPPNAMAPKKLKAYLRASGAFSELHRIHPAHSKAIERVAVNKYVMCRVVAELKETAQNRKRTHEKKSAACQELNVSTLEVNQD from the exons ATGCCACGTTTGTGTGCTTTCTGCGGCTGTAATAATCGAGTGGGCTGTGGGCTTTCGTTTTTCGCATTCCCAAAGGACAGTACAAG GAGGCGGAAATGGCTTCTTAATTTGATGAGGGCAGACTTATCCCCCGACATGACGAGAGAAGAGTCCGACAGAGCTGGGTATGTGGTCTGCGAACAACATTTCAGGCCAAAGGACATAAACTCAAAG ggtAGAAGAAAACGTCTGGCTCCTGAAGCCGTCCCCATCCTTCTGCACACTATaaaggaggaacagagag ATTTGGAGATGCCTTCTACTGATGTTCATGCTCCAGTGCCTCTGCAAGACACACCCCCATATGAACAGGTCGTGGCAATGTTTAACAAGCTGCTGGCAGAGAAGGATGAG AAAATCAAGGATCTGAAAAGCATTCTGCAGAGAGAGAGGGCCAGAATGCGGCTGATGAAGTTCCGCATGAACAGCAAAATCAGAGAACTGAAAAGAAA ACTCGAACAGCAGCAGAACAGTAGCAGTGACCAAGGCGATCAGCTGACTGCTGCCTCCGACTGCCTTCCACAGGCAGCAAAGGAGTTTTTTGACAAGCAAATAGCCATGGCCAAG TTACCGTCTTCAACCACTCTGAGGAGGCACCAGGTGGTCAGTCAGGAAGCGAGTCCA AGTGAAGAGGAGGATCGGGAGCCTTTGGGATGGCCTGCCAGTCAGAAG GACACACCAGGTGACCCAGAGAGAGGTGAGGAGGTGAAACTTGCTGATGTAGCTGGATGGGTGGTGCAGAAAGTGGCTCAAGATCCAGAAGTCAGTGCTTGTACCGAATGTGAAAGTTTGCTTGTGGAGACCAATGACACAGAGCACAACTATCACACACGGATGGAGAAGGATGCCGTCTCAGCTGTGAAGAAAAGCCTAACCTCTGCCCGGCTGCTTCATCCATCCGAAGCTTTCAAAGAATGCATTTCGAAATGTGACAGCGTCATCCAAAAAATCCCCCCAAATGCAATGGCCCCGAAGAAATTAAAGGCCTACCTCAGAGCCAGCGGTGCTTTCAGTGAGCTCCACCGCATCCATCCTGCCCACTCAAAGGCCATCGAGAGGGTCGCCGTGAATAAATATGTGATGTGCAGGGTGGTGGCCGAGCTGAaggaaacagcacaaaacagaaaacgcACACATGAGAAAAAAAGTGCTGCGTGTCAAGAGCTAAATGTTAGCACCCTTGAAGTAAATCAGgactaa
- the LOC101469268 gene encoding DNA transposase THAP9 isoform X1: MPRLCAFCGCNNRVGCGLSFFAFPKDSTRRRKWLLNLMRADLSPDMTREESDRAGYVVCEQHFRPKDINSKGRRKRLAPEAVPILLHTIKEEQRDLEMPSTDVHAPVPLQDTPPYEQVVAMFNKLLAEKDEKIKDLKSILQRERARMRLMKFRMNSKIRELKRKLEQQQNSSSDQGDQLTAASDCLPQAAKEFFDKQIAMAKVRKHGQRYDKKQKDMAIQLYKQSPSCYSELQKMFQLPSSTTLRRHQVVSQEASPSEEEDREPLGWPASQKDTPGDPERGEEVKLADVAGWVVQKVAQDPEVSACTECESLLVETNDTEHNYHTRMEKDAVSAVKKSLTSARLLHPSEAFKECISKCDSVIQKIPPNAMAPKKLKAYLRASGAFSELHRIHPAHSKAIERVAVNKYVMCRVVAELKETAQNRKRTHEKKSAACQELNVSTLEVNQD, from the exons ATGCCACGTTTGTGTGCTTTCTGCGGCTGTAATAATCGAGTGGGCTGTGGGCTTTCGTTTTTCGCATTCCCAAAGGACAGTACAAG GAGGCGGAAATGGCTTCTTAATTTGATGAGGGCAGACTTATCCCCCGACATGACGAGAGAAGAGTCCGACAGAGCTGGGTATGTGGTCTGCGAACAACATTTCAGGCCAAAGGACATAAACTCAAAG ggtAGAAGAAAACGTCTGGCTCCTGAAGCCGTCCCCATCCTTCTGCACACTATaaaggaggaacagagag ATTTGGAGATGCCTTCTACTGATGTTCATGCTCCAGTGCCTCTGCAAGACACACCCCCATATGAACAGGTCGTGGCAATGTTTAACAAGCTGCTGGCAGAGAAGGATGAG AAAATCAAGGATCTGAAAAGCATTCTGCAGAGAGAGAGGGCCAGAATGCGGCTGATGAAGTTCCGCATGAACAGCAAAATCAGAGAACTGAAAAGAAA ACTCGAACAGCAGCAGAACAGTAGCAGTGACCAAGGCGATCAGCTGACTGCTGCCTCCGACTGCCTTCCACAGGCAGCAAAGGAGTTTTTTGACAAGCAAATAGCCATGGCCAAGGTGAGGAAACACGGCCAGAGATATGACAAGAAACAAAAGGACATGGCAATCCAGCTGTACAAACAGAGCCCAAGCTGTTATTCTGAACTCCAAAAAATGTTTCAGTTACCGTCTTCAACCACTCTGAGGAGGCACCAGGTGGTCAGTCAGGAAGCGAGTCCA AGTGAAGAGGAGGATCGGGAGCCTTTGGGATGGCCTGCCAGTCAGAAG GACACACCAGGTGACCCAGAGAGAGGTGAGGAGGTGAAACTTGCTGATGTAGCTGGATGGGTGGTGCAGAAAGTGGCTCAAGATCCAGAAGTCAGTGCTTGTACCGAATGTGAAAGTTTGCTTGTGGAGACCAATGACACAGAGCACAACTATCACACACGGATGGAGAAGGATGCCGTCTCAGCTGTGAAGAAAAGCCTAACCTCTGCCCGGCTGCTTCATCCATCCGAAGCTTTCAAAGAATGCATTTCGAAATGTGACAGCGTCATCCAAAAAATCCCCCCAAATGCAATGGCCCCGAAGAAATTAAAGGCCTACCTCAGAGCCAGCGGTGCTTTCAGTGAGCTCCACCGCATCCATCCTGCCCACTCAAAGGCCATCGAGAGGGTCGCCGTGAATAAATATGTGATGTGCAGGGTGGTGGCCGAGCTGAaggaaacagcacaaaacagaaaacgcACACATGAGAAAAAAAGTGCTGCGTGTCAAGAGCTAAATGTTAGCACCCTTGAAGTAAATCAGgactaa
- the LOC101469268 gene encoding uncharacterized protein LOC101469268 isoform X4 — translation MRADLSPDMTREESDRAGYVVCEQHFRPKDINSKGRRKRLAPEAVPILLHTIKEEQRDLEMPSTDVHAPVPLQDTPPYEQVVAMFNKLLAEKDEKIKDLKSILQRERARMRLMKFRMNSKIRELKRKLEQQQNSSSDQGDQLTAASDCLPQAAKEFFDKQIAMAKVRKHGQRYDKKQKDMAIQLYKQSPSCYSELQKMFQLPSSTTLRRHQVVSQEASPSEEEDREPLGWPASQKDTPGDPERGEEVKLADVAGWVVQKVAQDPEVSACTECESLLVETNDTEHNYHTRMEKDAVSAVKKSLTSARLLHPSEAFKECISKCDSVIQKIPPNAMAPKKLKAYLRASGAFSELHRIHPAHSKAIERVAVNKYVMCRVVAELKETAQNRKRTHEKKSAACQELNVSTLEVNQD, via the exons ATGAGGGCAGACTTATCCCCCGACATGACGAGAGAAGAGTCCGACAGAGCTGGGTATGTGGTCTGCGAACAACATTTCAGGCCAAAGGACATAAACTCAAAG ggtAGAAGAAAACGTCTGGCTCCTGAAGCCGTCCCCATCCTTCTGCACACTATaaaggaggaacagagag ATTTGGAGATGCCTTCTACTGATGTTCATGCTCCAGTGCCTCTGCAAGACACACCCCCATATGAACAGGTCGTGGCAATGTTTAACAAGCTGCTGGCAGAGAAGGATGAG AAAATCAAGGATCTGAAAAGCATTCTGCAGAGAGAGAGGGCCAGAATGCGGCTGATGAAGTTCCGCATGAACAGCAAAATCAGAGAACTGAAAAGAAA ACTCGAACAGCAGCAGAACAGTAGCAGTGACCAAGGCGATCAGCTGACTGCTGCCTCCGACTGCCTTCCACAGGCAGCAAAGGAGTTTTTTGACAAGCAAATAGCCATGGCCAAGGTGAGGAAACACGGCCAGAGATATGACAAGAAACAAAAGGACATGGCAATCCAGCTGTACAAACAGAGCCCAAGCTGTTATTCTGAACTCCAAAAAATGTTTCAGTTACCGTCTTCAACCACTCTGAGGAGGCACCAGGTGGTCAGTCAGGAAGCGAGTCCA AGTGAAGAGGAGGATCGGGAGCCTTTGGGATGGCCTGCCAGTCAGAAG GACACACCAGGTGACCCAGAGAGAGGTGAGGAGGTGAAACTTGCTGATGTAGCTGGATGGGTGGTGCAGAAAGTGGCTCAAGATCCAGAAGTCAGTGCTTGTACCGAATGTGAAAGTTTGCTTGTGGAGACCAATGACACAGAGCACAACTATCACACACGGATGGAGAAGGATGCCGTCTCAGCTGTGAAGAAAAGCCTAACCTCTGCCCGGCTGCTTCATCCATCCGAAGCTTTCAAAGAATGCATTTCGAAATGTGACAGCGTCATCCAAAAAATCCCCCCAAATGCAATGGCCCCGAAGAAATTAAAGGCCTACCTCAGAGCCAGCGGTGCTTTCAGTGAGCTCCACCGCATCCATCCTGCCCACTCAAAGGCCATCGAGAGGGTCGCCGTGAATAAATATGTGATGTGCAGGGTGGTGGCCGAGCTGAaggaaacagcacaaaacagaaaacgcACACATGAGAAAAAAAGTGCTGCGTGTCAAGAGCTAAATGTTAGCACCCTTGAAGTAAATCAGgactaa
- the LOC101469268 gene encoding uncharacterized protein LOC101469268 isoform X2, whose amino-acid sequence MFTEGEKLHAQSPVKGYKRRRKWLLNLMRADLSPDMTREESDRAGYVVCEQHFRPKDINSKGRRKRLAPEAVPILLHTIKEEQRDLEMPSTDVHAPVPLQDTPPYEQVVAMFNKLLAEKDEKIKDLKSILQRERARMRLMKFRMNSKIRELKRKLEQQQNSSSDQGDQLTAASDCLPQAAKEFFDKQIAMAKVRKHGQRYDKKQKDMAIQLYKQSPSCYSELQKMFQLPSSTTLRRHQVVSQEASPSEEEDREPLGWPASQKDTPGDPERGEEVKLADVAGWVVQKVAQDPEVSACTECESLLVETNDTEHNYHTRMEKDAVSAVKKSLTSARLLHPSEAFKECISKCDSVIQKIPPNAMAPKKLKAYLRASGAFSELHRIHPAHSKAIERVAVNKYVMCRVVAELKETAQNRKRTHEKKSAACQELNVSTLEVNQD is encoded by the exons ATGTTCACGGAGGGCGAAAAACTCCACGCACAGTCACCAGTCAAGGGTTATAAAAG GAGGCGGAAATGGCTTCTTAATTTGATGAGGGCAGACTTATCCCCCGACATGACGAGAGAAGAGTCCGACAGAGCTGGGTATGTGGTCTGCGAACAACATTTCAGGCCAAAGGACATAAACTCAAAG ggtAGAAGAAAACGTCTGGCTCCTGAAGCCGTCCCCATCCTTCTGCACACTATaaaggaggaacagagag ATTTGGAGATGCCTTCTACTGATGTTCATGCTCCAGTGCCTCTGCAAGACACACCCCCATATGAACAGGTCGTGGCAATGTTTAACAAGCTGCTGGCAGAGAAGGATGAG AAAATCAAGGATCTGAAAAGCATTCTGCAGAGAGAGAGGGCCAGAATGCGGCTGATGAAGTTCCGCATGAACAGCAAAATCAGAGAACTGAAAAGAAA ACTCGAACAGCAGCAGAACAGTAGCAGTGACCAAGGCGATCAGCTGACTGCTGCCTCCGACTGCCTTCCACAGGCAGCAAAGGAGTTTTTTGACAAGCAAATAGCCATGGCCAAGGTGAGGAAACACGGCCAGAGATATGACAAGAAACAAAAGGACATGGCAATCCAGCTGTACAAACAGAGCCCAAGCTGTTATTCTGAACTCCAAAAAATGTTTCAGTTACCGTCTTCAACCACTCTGAGGAGGCACCAGGTGGTCAGTCAGGAAGCGAGTCCA AGTGAAGAGGAGGATCGGGAGCCTTTGGGATGGCCTGCCAGTCAGAAG GACACACCAGGTGACCCAGAGAGAGGTGAGGAGGTGAAACTTGCTGATGTAGCTGGATGGGTGGTGCAGAAAGTGGCTCAAGATCCAGAAGTCAGTGCTTGTACCGAATGTGAAAGTTTGCTTGTGGAGACCAATGACACAGAGCACAACTATCACACACGGATGGAGAAGGATGCCGTCTCAGCTGTGAAGAAAAGCCTAACCTCTGCCCGGCTGCTTCATCCATCCGAAGCTTTCAAAGAATGCATTTCGAAATGTGACAGCGTCATCCAAAAAATCCCCCCAAATGCAATGGCCCCGAAGAAATTAAAGGCCTACCTCAGAGCCAGCGGTGCTTTCAGTGAGCTCCACCGCATCCATCCTGCCCACTCAAAGGCCATCGAGAGGGTCGCCGTGAATAAATATGTGATGTGCAGGGTGGTGGCCGAGCTGAaggaaacagcacaaaacagaaaacgcACACATGAGAAAAAAAGTGCTGCGTGTCAAGAGCTAAATGTTAGCACCCTTGAAGTAAATCAGgactaa
- the LOC101469268 gene encoding uncharacterized protein LOC101469268 isoform X6 yields the protein MPSTDVHAPVPLQDTPPYEQVVAMFNKLLAEKDEKIKDLKSILQRERARMRLMKFRMNSKIRELKRKLEQQQNSSSDQGDQLTAASDCLPQAAKEFFDKQIAMAKVRKHGQRYDKKQKDMAIQLYKQSPSCYSELQKMFQLPSSTTLRRHQVVSQEASPSEEEDREPLGWPASQKDTPGDPERGEEVKLADVAGWVVQKVAQDPEVSACTECESLLVETNDTEHNYHTRMEKDAVSAVKKSLTSARLLHPSEAFKECISKCDSVIQKIPPNAMAPKKLKAYLRASGAFSELHRIHPAHSKAIERVAVNKYVMCRVVAELKETAQNRKRTHEKKSAACQELNVSTLEVNQD from the exons ATGCCTTCTACTGATGTTCATGCTCCAGTGCCTCTGCAAGACACACCCCCATATGAACAGGTCGTGGCAATGTTTAACAAGCTGCTGGCAGAGAAGGATGAG AAAATCAAGGATCTGAAAAGCATTCTGCAGAGAGAGAGGGCCAGAATGCGGCTGATGAAGTTCCGCATGAACAGCAAAATCAGAGAACTGAAAAGAAA ACTCGAACAGCAGCAGAACAGTAGCAGTGACCAAGGCGATCAGCTGACTGCTGCCTCCGACTGCCTTCCACAGGCAGCAAAGGAGTTTTTTGACAAGCAAATAGCCATGGCCAAGGTGAGGAAACACGGCCAGAGATATGACAAGAAACAAAAGGACATGGCAATCCAGCTGTACAAACAGAGCCCAAGCTGTTATTCTGAACTCCAAAAAATGTTTCAGTTACCGTCTTCAACCACTCTGAGGAGGCACCAGGTGGTCAGTCAGGAAGCGAGTCCA AGTGAAGAGGAGGATCGGGAGCCTTTGGGATGGCCTGCCAGTCAGAAG GACACACCAGGTGACCCAGAGAGAGGTGAGGAGGTGAAACTTGCTGATGTAGCTGGATGGGTGGTGCAGAAAGTGGCTCAAGATCCAGAAGTCAGTGCTTGTACCGAATGTGAAAGTTTGCTTGTGGAGACCAATGACACAGAGCACAACTATCACACACGGATGGAGAAGGATGCCGTCTCAGCTGTGAAGAAAAGCCTAACCTCTGCCCGGCTGCTTCATCCATCCGAAGCTTTCAAAGAATGCATTTCGAAATGTGACAGCGTCATCCAAAAAATCCCCCCAAATGCAATGGCCCCGAAGAAATTAAAGGCCTACCTCAGAGCCAGCGGTGCTTTCAGTGAGCTCCACCGCATCCATCCTGCCCACTCAAAGGCCATCGAGAGGGTCGCCGTGAATAAATATGTGATGTGCAGGGTGGTGGCCGAGCTGAaggaaacagcacaaaacagaaaacgcACACATGAGAAAAAAAGTGCTGCGTGTCAAGAGCTAAATGTTAGCACCCTTGAAGTAAATCAGgactaa